Proteins from a single region of Bacteroidota bacterium:
- a CDS encoding triose-phosphate isomerase yields the protein MSRKKIIAGNWKMFKTHTDANQLVDAIADGIKGVTLNAEVWIAPAYIFIESLQTNFGFSGIKFGAQDVSRFAEGAYTGEVSAPMLKSIDTHFVIVGHSERRQYHQENDVLIAEKITTALNNKLQVVYCCGETLEQRNSGNHFDVVKQQVATALFNLSSEQITHLVIAYEPVWAIGTGVTATSAQAQEMHAFIRNLIAAQFGNAHAAAIRILYGGSVKPNNSVELFSQPDIDGGLIGGASLVADDFLKIIQGV from the coding sequence ATGTCAAGAAAAAAAATAATTGCGGGCAACTGGAAAATGTTTAAAACACATACCGATGCAAATCAGTTAGTGGATGCGATTGCAGACGGTATAAAAGGTGTGACATTAAATGCTGAAGTGTGGATTGCACCTGCATATATTTTTATTGAATCGCTGCAAACAAATTTTGGTTTCAGCGGAATTAAATTTGGTGCGCAGGATGTCAGCCGTTTCGCTGAAGGTGCTTATACCGGTGAGGTTTCAGCCCCAATGTTAAAAAGTATTGATACCCATTTTGTAATTGTTGGTCATAGTGAGCGCAGACAATATCATCAGGAAAATGATGTGTTGATTGCTGAAAAAATTACGACTGCATTAAATAATAAATTACAAGTTGTTTATTGTTGTGGTGAAACGCTGGAGCAAAGAAATTCGGGTAATCATTTTGATGTGGTTAAACAACAGGTTGCTACTGCATTATTTAATTTATCATCAGAACAAATCACACATCTGGTAATTGCTTACGAACCTGTTTGGGCAATTGGAACAGGTGTTACTGCAACTTCTGCACAAGCGCAGGAAATGCATGCGTTTATCCGAAATTTAATTGCAGCACAATTTGGTAATGCTCATGCAGCAGCAATCCGAATTTTATACGGTGGCAGTGTTAAACCAAATAATTCAGTTGAATTATTTTCACAACCTGATATTGATGGCGGATTAATTGGTGGAGCAAGTTTAGTTGCCGACGATTTTTTAAAAATAATTCAAGGTGTCTGA
- the ubiE gene encoding bifunctional demethylmenaquinone methyltransferase/2-methoxy-6-polyprenyl-1,4-benzoquinol methylase UbiE has product MSESVTPYKSDSSKKEQVKSMFNNIAGRYDFLNRVLSLRIDVLWRNKAIKKLKQYHPNNILDVACGTGDFTIAALKTGAKKVTGVDISVQMLEVGIKKINNINLNDKIVLLEGDSEHLLFETNTFDACTVAFGVRNFENLQLGLNEIYRVLQPGAPIVILEFSRPSAFPFKQLYNFYFSTILPAIGRLVSGDSRAYTYLFESVKVFPEGEKFIHFLKTAGFKNCTCKRLSLGICSLYIAEK; this is encoded by the coding sequence ATGTCAGAAAGTGTTACACCCTATAAATCCGATTCTTCGAAAAAAGAGCAGGTGAAGTCCATGTTCAACAACATCGCCGGCCGCTACGATTTTCTGAACCGGGTGTTATCGTTGCGTATCGATGTGTTGTGGCGCAATAAGGCCATCAAAAAACTGAAACAATATCACCCCAACAATATTTTAGATGTTGCCTGCGGAACAGGCGATTTCACCATTGCCGCACTTAAAACCGGCGCAAAAAAAGTAACCGGTGTCGATATTTCGGTGCAGATGCTGGAAGTGGGCATTAAAAAAATCAACAACATAAATTTAAACGATAAAATTGTTTTGCTGGAAGGCGATTCTGAGCACCTGCTATTTGAAACAAATACATTTGATGCCTGCACTGTTGCCTTTGGTGTCCGCAATTTCGAAAACCTGCAATTGGGATTAAACGAAATTTATCGCGTGTTGCAACCGGGAGCACCAATTGTGATTTTAGAATTTTCCAGACCTTCGGCTTTTCCGTTTAAACAGTTGTATAATTTTTATTTCAGTACAATACTTCCCGCAATAGGGCGTTTAGTAAGCGGTGATTCACGCGCATACACATATTTATTCGAATCGGTAAAAGTATTTCCCGAAGGCGAAAAGTTTATTCATTTTTTAAAAACAGCAGGATTCAAAAATTGCACCTGTAAAAGACTTAGTTTGGGTATATGCTCGCTATATATTGCAGAAAAATAA
- a CDS encoding transposase, with amino-acid sequence MFQFVCNDYTSDPEVIADLYKRRWQIETLFKRIKQRYPLKYF; translated from the coding sequence ATGTTTCAATTTGTTTGTAATGATTACACTAGCGATCCGGAAGTCATTGCAGACTTGTATAAGCGCAGATGGCAAATTGAAACATTATTCAAGCGCATAAAACAACGTTATCCATTAAAATATTTTTAG
- a CDS encoding DEAD/DEAH box helicase, with translation MSFDKLLLIEPIMRALKQEGYERPTPIQEQAIPAALEHKDLLGCAQTGTGKTAAFAIPVLQILAAKKHDNHRVIRSLILTPTRELAIQIGESFTAYGKYTGLSHTVIFGGVSQHAQTQQLRRGIDILIATPGRLLDLMNQGFVRIDKVEIFVLDEADRMLDMGFIHDVKKVVAKLPAKKQTLFFSATMPHEISALANSLLHNPVKVAVTPVSSTVEIIDQSVYFVSKTNKRALLHHLLLDKSIKSVLVFTRTKHGADKVCKDLVRSGIKAAAIHGNKSQNNRQTALSSFKAGETRVLVATDIAARGIDVEELAYVINYELPNIPETYVHRIGRTGRAGSTGVAIAFCEEEERPYLRDIQRLIGKTITVKTDHPDYKQMVIPQTKTEEERPANRERRSVVDPSKARRFKPDKFKKHREKRSENTGSSSGRITVNLKGSR, from the coding sequence ATGTCGTTTGACAAATTATTGCTCATTGAGCCAATCATGAGGGCATTAAAACAGGAAGGTTATGAGCGCCCTACTCCTATTCAGGAACAAGCCATACCTGCCGCATTAGAGCACAAAGATTTATTAGGTTGTGCACAAACAGGCACCGGAAAAACTGCAGCATTTGCCATTCCGGTATTACAAATTTTAGCTGCAAAAAAACATGATAATCACCGCGTAATTCGCTCCCTGATTTTAACACCAACACGCGAATTGGCGATTCAAATTGGTGAAAGTTTTACCGCTTATGGTAAATACACCGGATTATCGCATACCGTAATTTTTGGTGGTGTATCGCAACACGCGCAAACGCAACAGCTGCGCAGGGGTATCGACATATTAATTGCAACTCCCGGACGATTACTGGATTTAATGAATCAGGGATTTGTGCGCATAGATAAGGTTGAAATTTTTGTACTCGACGAAGCTGACCGTATGTTGGATATGGGATTTATTCATGACGTAAAAAAAGTTGTCGCGAAATTACCTGCGAAAAAACAAACACTGTTTTTTTCTGCAACTATGCCGCATGAAATTTCAGCACTCGCAAATTCATTATTACACAATCCGGTGAAAGTTGCGGTAACGCCCGTTTCATCTACAGTTGAAATAATAGACCAATCGGTATATTTTGTCAGCAAAACAAATAAACGCGCTTTATTACATCATTTATTATTAGATAAATCGATAAAAAGTGTATTGGTTTTTACCAGAACAAAACATGGTGCCGATAAGGTGTGTAAAGATTTAGTCCGCTCAGGAATTAAAGCAGCCGCAATACATGGAAATAAATCGCAAAACAACCGACAAACAGCATTAAGCAGTTTTAAAGCCGGTGAAACGCGTGTGTTGGTTGCAACAGATATTGCAGCGCGCGGAATTGATGTGGAAGAATTAGCTTATGTAATTAATTACGAATTGCCGAATATTCCGGAAACATATGTGCATCGTATCGGCCGGACAGGTCGTGCCGGATCTACCGGTGTTGCGATTGCTTTTTGTGAAGAAGAGGAACGTCCATACCTGCGTGATATTCAGCGCTTAATTGGTAAAACAATTACCGTAAAAACGGATCATCCTGATTACAAACAAATGGTAATTCCGCAGACAAAAACTGAAGAGGAACGGCCTGCAAACAGAGAACGCCGCAGTGTTGTGGACCCATCCAAAGCAAGACGTTTCAAACCCGATAAATTCAAAAAACACCGCGAAAAACGCAGTGAAAATACGGGAAGCAGTTCAGGGCGAATTACAGTTAACCTGAAAGGAAGTAGATAA
- a CDS encoding YihA family ribosome biogenesis GTP-binding protein, which produces MIFKTANYTGSFPDYKKCPEKDMPEFAFIGRSNVGKSSLINMLTNHQHLAKTSARPGKTQTINFFLINDTWNLVDLPGYGFAKVSKAQREQFEGMIADYLKFRPQMRCVFQLVDSCIPPQKIDLEFTDWLGEERIPFCIAFTKSDRRKKDIKGNIEAYKQKLSESWETLPEMFVTSAETRVGRDEVLAYLDKVLLD; this is translated from the coding sequence GTGATATTTAAAACAGCTAATTACACAGGAAGTTTTCCGGATTATAAAAAATGTCCCGAAAAGGACATGCCCGAGTTCGCATTTATCGGTCGTTCGAATGTGGGTAAATCGTCGCTCATCAATATGCTGACCAACCATCAGCACTTGGCAAAAACCAGTGCCAGACCGGGAAAAACGCAAACTATCAATTTTTTCCTCATCAACGATACCTGGAACTTGGTCGATTTACCGGGCTACGGCTTTGCAAAGGTTTCCAAAGCCCAGCGCGAGCAGTTTGAAGGTATGATTGCCGACTACCTAAAGTTCAGACCTCAGATGCGCTGCGTGTTTCAGCTTGTGGACTCCTGTATTCCACCTCAAAAAATAGATTTAGAATTCACCGATTGGCTAGGCGAAGAACGCATCCCCTTCTGCATCGCCTTCACCAAATCCGACCGCCGCAAAAAAGATATCAAAGGCAACATCGAAGCCTACAAACAAAAACTCTCAGAAAGCTGGGAAACGTTGCCTGAAATGTTTGTGACGTCTGCTGAGACGAGGGTTGGTAGGGATGAGGTGCTGGCTTATTTAGATAAAGTGTTGCTGGATTGA
- a CDS encoding outer membrane beta-barrel protein, translating to MNAQEYESRFSLNPYHFGIALAYNTSDFKISMSDQFINHDSVMVVESTNGPGFNLGIITNLRLGKYFDLRFVPSLSFAEKNLNYTYRDESTAFQTLESLYLDMPFDVKFKSAAYKDMKVYVVGGIKYCYDFSSNADARNAEGLVKIKANDLAVNCGFGFEFYFPYFIFSPEIKLSNGLLNLHQVDPVLQESNVMDKLFSRTLLFTIHIEG from the coding sequence ATGAATGCCCAGGAATACGAAAGCCGATTTTCGCTAAACCCTTATCATTTCGGTATTGCACTGGCATATAATACTTCCGATTTCAAAATTTCCATGAGCGATCAGTTTATTAATCACGATTCGGTAATGGTGGTTGAATCTACAAATGGTCCCGGATTTAATTTAGGAATTATTACCAATTTGCGATTGGGAAAATATTTTGATTTACGTTTTGTCCCATCTTTATCTTTTGCAGAAAAAAATTTGAATTACACTTATCGCGATGAAAGCACTGCTTTTCAAACATTGGAATCATTATATCTCGACATGCCTTTTGATGTTAAATTTAAAAGTGCTGCGTATAAAGATATGAAGGTGTATGTGGTTGGTGGAATTAAATATTGTTACGATTTCAGCTCCAATGCCGATGCCCGCAACGCAGAAGGTTTGGTAAAAATAAAAGCAAACGACCTCGCGGTAAATTGCGGGTTCGGATTTGAATTTTATTTTCCTTATTTTATTTTTTCTCCGGAAATAAAATTATCTAATGGATTACTGAATCTACATCAGGTTGACCCGGTTCTTCAGGAAAGTAATGTGATGGATAAGTTGTTCAGCAGGACATTGTTGTTCACCATACACATTGAAGGATAA
- a CDS encoding DUF4372 domain-containing protein, whose translation MRKGTFFTGQPVFNQLLSLIPRAQIERLSKLHNANRYCKKFMAYDHLITMLYGAFFNATNLREITTGMQGYGLNKLNHLGLLDTPKRAVIRSKSTPSCQILRKCVSHAL comes from the coding sequence ATGCGCAAAGGTACTTTTTTTACCGGACAGCCGGTATTCAATCAACTACTTTCTTTAATACCCCGGGCACAAATCGAGCGTTTGTCTAAACTGCATAATGCAAATCGATATTGCAAGAAATTTATGGCATATGACCATTTGATCACGATGTTATATGGTGCATTTTTCAATGCCACCAATTTGCGTGAAATCACTACAGGAATGCAGGGTTACGGCCTAAATAAACTCAATCATTTAGGGTTGCTGGATACACCAAAAAGAGCCGTTATCAGAAGCAAATCAACGCCGTCCTGCCAAATTCTTCGAAAGTGTGTATCACATGCTTTATGA
- a CDS encoding S9 family peptidase, translating into MKKLVLFAFIAISGLVYGQSTISLEDIWLKNRFYQKGIDDIRSMADGSHYTVNEEGTAIVKYEYETGKKMGSVFSVNQTGGAVSQFSDYKFNDNETAVLLTTMSKPRYRNAAYEENYVFNLKSQKTTRLSERGLQMYATFAPVGNKVAYVVDNNLFYKDLETNDELQVTTDGKWNSIINGGSDWVYEEEFTLVRAFEWSPDGNMLAYFKFDESDVPEFDMTTYKGQLYPQNYSFKYPKVGEKNSKVEIYVYNLTTKKTQKINITKSYEYIPRIKWTNDSKGLVVFTLNRLQNDLELFMAEPASGVCRPFFHETDKYYLDINDDLTFLNDNKSFIWKSEMDGFNHLYLYDMTGKLLNKITSGNFEVSELLGVDEKNKLVYYMSNESALYEQQLYVIQLDGKNKKQLTSRAGSNRVLFSKGFQYFINNNSSFMQPAYITLCNNSGNVVRVLEDNSALQADINGLSIKAPEYISFTTADGVKLNGYIIKPYDFDANKKYPVIMRVYGGPGSLEAKQGYDGFKMMWHQMMAQKGYITVCIDNRGTAGRGRDFRQTTYGQLGKYETDDQIEAAKWLSTLPYIDGSRIGIWGWSYGGYMAGLCITRGADVFKAAVSVAPVTNWKYYDNIYTERYMGTLESNPTGFDANAPMAYADKLKGNYLLIHGTGDDNVHFQNSAEWINALIKNNKQFDLMIYPDRNHGISGGNTRYHLYTLMTDFWMENL; encoded by the coding sequence ATGAAAAAACTTGTTTTATTTGCCTTTATCGCAATTTCGGGCTTGGTTTATGGTCAGTCGACCATTTCACTTGAGGATATTTGGTTGAAAAATCGTTTTTACCAAAAAGGTATCGATGATATCAGAAGTATGGCGGATGGCAGTCACTACACGGTTAACGAAGAAGGTACAGCCATTGTAAAATATGAATACGAAACCGGGAAAAAAATGGGTTCGGTGTTTAGCGTAAACCAAACGGGTGGTGCGGTGAGTCAGTTTTCGGATTATAAATTTAACGATAATGAAACTGCAGTTTTATTAACCACAATGTCGAAACCGCGATACAGAAATGCGGCTTATGAAGAAAATTATGTTTTTAATTTAAAATCGCAGAAAACAACACGTCTTTCGGAACGCGGCTTGCAGATGTATGCCACTTTTGCACCGGTTGGAAATAAGGTTGCTTATGTGGTGGACAATAATTTATTTTATAAAGACCTGGAAACGAATGATGAATTGCAGGTGACTACTGATGGTAAATGGAATTCAATAATTAATGGTGGTAGCGATTGGGTGTATGAGGAAGAATTTACCTTAGTGCGCGCATTTGAGTGGAGTCCGGATGGTAATATGCTGGCGTATTTTAAATTTGATGAATCGGATGTGCCTGAATTTGATATGACTACTTACAAGGGTCAGTTGTATCCGCAAAATTATTCGTTTAAATATCCGAAAGTTGGTGAAAAAAACAGCAAGGTGGAAATTTATGTCTACAATTTAACGACTAAAAAAACACAAAAAATAAATATCACAAAATCGTATGAATATATTCCAAGAATTAAGTGGACAAACGATTCGAAAGGATTGGTGGTATTTACGCTGAACCGTTTACAAAACGATTTGGAATTATTTATGGCTGAGCCGGCATCAGGTGTTTGCAGACCGTTTTTTCATGAAACGGATAAATATTATCTGGACATAAATGATGACCTCACTTTTTTAAATGATAATAAATCGTTTATCTGGAAAAGTGAAATGGATGGGTTTAATCACTTGTATTTATACGACATGACCGGAAAATTGCTGAATAAAATTACTTCAGGCAATTTTGAAGTTAGTGAGTTGTTGGGTGTGGATGAAAAAAATAAATTGGTGTATTACATGAGTAACGAAAGCGCTTTATATGAGCAGCAATTGTATGTAATTCAACTGGATGGAAAAAATAAAAAACAACTTACTTCGAGAGCTGGGAGTAATCGTGTGTTGTTTAGCAAGGGATTTCAATATTTTATAAATAACAATTCATCGTTTATGCAGCCTGCATATATTACGTTGTGTAATAATTCGGGAAATGTGGTGCGGGTGTTGGAGGACAACAGTGCGCTGCAGGCGGATATTAATGGCTTATCGATAAAAGCACCTGAATACATCAGTTTTACAACTGCTGATGGGGTGAAATTAAACGGTTACATAATTAAACCTTATGATTTTGATGCGAATAAAAAATATCCGGTAATTATGCGTGTATATGGCGGACCGGGTTCATTGGAAGCGAAACAGGGTTATGATGGTTTTAAGATGATGTGGCATCAGATGATGGCGCAGAAGGGGTACATTACAGTTTGTATCGATAACAGGGGCACAGCGGGCCGTGGACGCGATTTCAGACAAACTACTTATGGTCAGCTGGGGAAATATGAAACGGATGATCAGATTGAGGCTGCGAAATGGTTGAGCACATTGCCGTATATTGATGGTTCGCGTATTGGTATTTGGGGATGGAGTTACGGTGGTTATATGGCGGGTTTGTGTATTACGCGTGGTGCGGATGTGTTTAAAGCTGCTGTGAGTGTTGCGCCGGTTACGAACTGGAAGTATTATGATAATATTTATACGGAGCGGTATATGGGCACTTTGGAATCGAATCCAACAGGTTTTGATGCGAATGCACCAATGGCTTATGCGGATAAATTGAAAGGAAATTATTTATTGATTCACGGAACGGGTGACGATAATGTGCATTTTCAAAATTCTGCAGAATGGATTAATGCGCTGATTAAAAACAATAAACAATTTGATTTAATGATTTATCCCGACCGCAATCACGGCATCTCGGGCGGCAACACGCGCTATCATTTATACACTTTAATGACGGATTTTTGGATGGAAAACTTGTGA
- a CDS encoding DUF4304 domain-containing protein, which translates to MNEVKLQNIRQMLSVFFVSHGFVQAKNIWLKENEDTIIVIELRKFTWSKSFSIDFGIIIKGLLGTQDKQPSGFDCHLESSLIGLIDDASIREKLIYWACDYSDISIDEAQEKIDFIIKYFLHFKILDYLNDRATLIGVKKHIITNSHYTKLQIRKFTAEQLLQFCERNEQ; encoded by the coding sequence ATGAATGAGGTTAAATTGCAAAATATACGACAAATGCTATCTGTTTTTTTTGTATCACATGGCTTTGTCCAAGCAAAAAATATTTGGTTAAAGGAAAATGAGGATACAATAATCGTTATCGAATTGCGAAAATTTACATGGAGTAAATCTTTTAGTATCGATTTTGGCATAATTATTAAAGGGTTATTGGGAACTCAAGATAAGCAACCTTCGGGATTTGACTGCCATTTGGAAAGTTCGTTAATTGGATTAATTGATGATGCAAGCATACGCGAAAAATTGATATATTGGGCATGTGACTATTCGGATATTTCTATAGATGAAGCACAAGAAAAAATAGACTTTATTATTAAATATTTTCTTCACTTTAAAATATTAGATTATTTAAATGATCGTGCTACCTTAATAGGTGTTAAAAAGCATATAATAACAAATTCCCACTATACTAAATTACAAATACGAAAATTTACAGCAGAACAATTACTTCAATTTTGTGAAAGGAATGAACAATGA
- a CDS encoding T9SS type A sorting domain-containing protein, which yields MKTLIELSVLQPKIDPCTANPTDMLPHEKGTYCNSCNKVVHDLSNLSGQELIQYLQNHSNENICAKVTKEALAPSLQLNLQNASPEKRKALIFYMSLLFVFGPMLFSCNEEEHKQIQQIVIEQVESTTFEIPEEKPIDIIPITENINIPVSKMINYNEPVLSDFTNEVMLDVVNIIDENNSDRYMVGGMGFYYKTIDIVQLDTTPLPPPIVAAIPDQIELGVYPNPAMYQVTIDYKITEPGLAILSVFNLSGQHITDLVNTTNAEPGNFTTAYQVNQLAAGMYLVILVNNNNKQIFRLAVAN from the coding sequence ATGAAAACCCTAATCGAACTCAGTGTTTTACAGCCCAAAATTGACCCTTGCACCGCCAACCCTACCGACATGTTGCCGCATGAAAAAGGTACTTATTGTAATTCTTGCAATAAGGTTGTACACGATTTAAGTAATCTCAGCGGGCAAGAACTAATTCAGTATCTGCAAAACCATTCCAATGAAAACATTTGTGCAAAAGTTACCAAAGAAGCTTTAGCACCATCGCTGCAATTAAATCTGCAAAACGCAAGTCCCGAAAAAAGAAAAGCACTTATTTTTTATATGTCGCTGCTATTTGTTTTTGGACCGATGTTGTTTTCATGCAATGAAGAAGAGCACAAACAAATTCAGCAAATTGTAATTGAACAGGTTGAGTCTACAACTTTTGAAATTCCGGAAGAAAAACCTATTGATATTATACCAATTACAGAAAATATTAATATTCCGGTTAGCAAAATGATAAACTACAATGAACCCGTATTGTCTGATTTTACAAATGAAGTAATGCTTGATGTTGTAAATATTATAGATGAAAATAATTCAGATAGATATATGGTTGGTGGAATGGGTTTTTATTATAAAACAATTGATATTGTTCAACTCGACACCACTCCCCTTCCACCGCCAATAGTTGCGGCAATTCCGGATCAAATCGAATTAGGTGTATATCCCAATCCTGCCATGTATCAAGTCACCATCGATTATAAAATAACAGAGCCCGGTCTGGCAATTTTATCCGTATTTAATTTAAGCGGACAGCACATCACCGATCTAGTAAATACAACAAACGCAGAACCCGGAAATTTCACCACCGCATATCAGGTAAATCAACTTGCAGCAGGCATGTATCTGGTAATTTTAGTAAACAACAACAACAAACAAATATTCCGTTTAGCCGTAGCAAATTAA
- a CDS encoding type B 50S ribosomal protein L31, translated as MKKEIHPENYREVIFKDFSADIAWIGKSTANTKETMKWEDGKDYPLIKLEVSNVSHPFFTGKMKLMDTAGRIEKFNKRYAKK; from the coding sequence ATGAAAAAAGAAATTCATCCGGAAAATTATAGAGAAGTTATTTTCAAAGACTTCAGTGCTGATATTGCATGGATTGGCAAATCAACAGCCAACACAAAAGAAACCATGAAATGGGAAGACGGAAAAGACTATCCGCTGATCAAATTAGAGGTTTCTAATGTTAGTCATCCATTCTTTACAGGAAAAATGAAATTGATGGATACTGCAGGTCGTATCGAAAAATTCAACAAACGTTACGCGAAAAAATAA
- a CDS encoding GlmU family protein, producing the protein MQVILFDDKRWQQLLPLTFTRPIADLRIGIDTIRAKWEAMLPGEYAWLCEPYLSSKFQIAYGSDNLYIYGGCIPDKNIIAAINNLKSNQALVKNDELIAVRSSEKYFSGMSLSEHVAALEKIEYKADVISISRTWHLFQYNDVVLRADFERLTAGKKSQDITGNNTIIGNQIFVEPGARVEAAIINTTTGPVYIGNDAEIMEGAMIRGPFALGKHSTIKMGAKIYGATTIGPHCKVGGEVNNSVFQSYSNKAHDGFIGNSVIGSWCNMGADTNNSNLKNNYAEVKLWDYQTQKFIPTGLQFCGLIMGDHSKCGINTMFNTGTVVGVNANIFGDGFPRNFIPSFSWGGAAGFVTYKLSDAMVVAIEVMQRRSIQLSDADKKILTTVYELSEKYRKGQLIFIHR; encoded by the coding sequence ATGCAAGTAATTTTATTCGACGACAAACGCTGGCAACAACTTTTGCCACTTACCTTTACCAGACCTATTGCTGACCTTCGAATTGGTATTGACACCATACGCGCAAAATGGGAAGCCATGTTGCCGGGCGAATATGCCTGGTTATGCGAACCATATCTGAGCAGCAAATTTCAAATCGCCTACGGCAGCGATAATTTATATATTTATGGTGGATGTATTCCCGATAAAAATATTATCGCAGCAATTAATAATTTAAAATCGAATCAGGCGCTGGTTAAAAATGATGAACTGATTGCAGTGCGCAGCAGCGAAAAATATTTTTCGGGAATGAGCCTGAGTGAACATGTTGCTGCATTGGAAAAAATTGAATACAAAGCCGACGTAATTTCCATTTCCAGAACCTGGCATTTGTTCCAATATAATGATGTTGTGTTGAGAGCAGATTTCGAGCGCCTGACTGCCGGAAAAAAATCGCAGGATATTACTGGTAATAATACCATAATTGGCAATCAGATTTTTGTGGAACCGGGTGCTCGTGTAGAAGCGGCAATAATTAATACTACAACCGGACCTGTTTATATTGGCAATGATGCTGAAATAATGGAAGGCGCTATGATTCGCGGACCATTTGCTTTAGGCAAACATAGCACGATTAAAATGGGTGCAAAAATTTACGGTGCAACTACTATTGGTCCGCATTGTAAAGTTGGTGGAGAGGTTAATAACAGTGTATTTCAATCGTATTCGAATAAAGCACACGACGGATTTATTGGCAACAGTGTAATTGGTTCATGGTGTAATATGGGTGCTGATACCAATAATTCTAATCTGAAAAATAATTATGCAGAAGTAAAATTGTGGGATTATCAAACACAAAAATTTATTCCGACCGGCTTACAATTTTGCGGATTAATTATGGGTGATCACAGCAAATGCGGAATTAATACGATGTTTAACACCGGCACTGTGGTTGGTGTAAATGCAAATATTTTTGGTGATGGATTTCCACGCAATTTTATTCCTTCATTCAGTTGGGGTGGCGCTGCGGGATTTGTAACCTATAAATTAAGTGATGCCATGGTTGTTGCCATTGAAGTAATGCAACGCAGAAGTATTCAATTATCAGATGCCGATAAAAAAATATTAACTACGGTTTACGAATTAAGCGAAAAATATCGCAAAGGTCAGTTGATTTTTATTCACAGATAA
- a CDS encoding transposase, whose protein sequence is MDDDLFIIDSTTFSLFNSVMRGAGTAKQNGKKKGGVKAHMMINAKHDLPAFVFISEAKEHDLTFLHQLKVPDNSTVLFDKAYTNYKQFAEWGNHGIRWVSRLKGMLL, encoded by the coding sequence ATCGATGATGACTTATTTATCATCGATTCAACAACATTTAGTCTCTTTAATTCAGTGATGCGCGGTGCCGGTACCGCTAAACAAAATGGAAAAAAGAAGGGTGGTGTTAAAGCGCACATGATGATAAATGCCAAGCATGATTTACCTGCATTTGTTTTTATTAGTGAAGCCAAAGAACATGATTTAACTTTCTTACACCAACTTAAAGTGCCTGATAACTCTACTGTGTTGTTTGATAAAGCCTACACCAATTACAAGCAGTTCGCTGAATGGGGTAATCACGGTATTAGATGGGTAAGCCGACTTAAAGGGATGCTTCTGTAA